The following proteins are co-located in the Euzebyales bacterium genome:
- a CDS encoding CoA-binding protein, whose protein sequence is MTNDATNGSGRPADTEAAIAMILERCRTFAVVGASPRAHRPSNGVMQTLVANGYDVVPVNPTCTEVLGRRSYPDLAAAATEHPIEVVDIFRRSELAGVHVDEAIAIGARAVWMQLGVIDTAAAQRASDAGLAVVMNRCPAIELRRRAS, encoded by the coding sequence ATGACCAACGACGCGACGAACGGTTCCGGGCGACCCGCCGACACAGAAGCGGCGATCGCGATGATCCTCGAGCGGTGCCGCACGTTCGCGGTCGTGGGTGCGTCACCGCGCGCGCATCGACCGAGCAACGGTGTCATGCAGACGCTGGTTGCGAACGGCTACGACGTCGTGCCCGTCAACCCGACGTGCACGGAGGTGCTCGGGCGGCGGTCCTATCCCGACCTCGCCGCAGCCGCGACGGAGCATCCCATCGAGGTGGTCGACATCTTCCGCCGTTCGGAGCTGGCGGGCGTGCACGTGGACGAGGCGATCGCGATCGGCGCGCGGGCCGTGTGGATGCAGCTCGGCGTGATCGACACGGCGGCCGCGCAGCGTGCGTCCGACGCCGGCCTCGCCGTCGTGATGAATCGGTGTCCGGCCATCGAGCTGCGACGCAGAGCGAGCTAG
- a CDS encoding Crp/Fnr family transcriptional regulator, with protein MARTDLTPLHPSDIEQLERVVRVRNEPQGTVLINAGAAVESVFVVRSGEVRLATRRPLGGRQLVGLIREGGVVGDIPMFCERPMPFDALAGQQTTILEISRQQLLALLTQSPSLSLRWMTSLAKRLEQTQHRMVSLLTKDLTMQVALLLLDEREQQSGDTWVVRLSHGTIAQLLGVRRQSVSRVLATLRGDGLVTSGYRTIVLRDLPGLAKLAGVPATDVTRRPATGGRLRGG; from the coding sequence ATGGCACGGACCGACCTGACCCCGCTGCACCCGTCGGACATCGAACAGCTCGAGCGGGTCGTGCGGGTCCGCAACGAGCCGCAGGGCACCGTGCTCATCAACGCCGGGGCAGCGGTCGAATCGGTGTTCGTCGTACGCAGCGGCGAGGTCCGGCTGGCGACGCGGCGGCCGCTGGGGGGCCGCCAGCTGGTCGGGCTGATCCGTGAGGGGGGCGTCGTCGGCGACATCCCGATGTTCTGCGAGCGGCCCATGCCCTTCGACGCGCTGGCGGGCCAGCAGACCACGATCCTCGAGATCTCACGGCAGCAGTTGCTGGCGTTGCTGACCCAGTCGCCGTCGCTGTCACTGCGCTGGATGACCTCACTGGCCAAGCGGCTCGAGCAGACCCAACACCGGATGGTGTCGCTGCTGACCAAGGACCTGACCATGCAGGTGGCCCTGCTGCTGCTCGACGAGCGCGAGCAACAGAGCGGCGACACGTGGGTGGTCCGCCTCTCCCACGGCACGATCGCGCAGTTGCTGGGCGTGCGACGGCAGTCGGTGTCGCGCGTGCTGGCGACCCTGCGCGGCGACGGGCTCGTGACGAGCGGTTACCGCACGATCGTGCTCCGTGACCTGCCCGGCCTTGCCAAGCTCGCCGGCGTCCCGGCCACCGATGTCACGCGCCGTCCGGCGACCGGCGGACGGCTGAGGGGCGGCTAG